A genomic window from Bacteroidota bacterium includes:
- a CDS encoding DNA polymerase III subunit gamma/tau, translated as MQSFVVSARKYRPSSWHDVIGQDQVVVTLKNAIKNNHLAQSFLFCGPRGVGKTTCARILAKTINCENLQENGEACNACESCTSFNENASFNIHEVDAASNNSVEDIRSLVDQVRYAPASGKFKIYIIDEVHMLSASAFNAFLKTLEEPPVYVKFILATTEKHKIIPTILSRCQIFDFNRIKIKHMTKQLEIICKNEGIDCTDEAMHLIAQKADGAMRDALSIFDRITSFSGKTITAKDVIENLNILDYEYFFKITEAFAAEDVTTALLLFDEIINKGFDGDIFINGLAEHFRNILVCKDENTLKLLDTSESVIERYKNQSDLISASFLISGLNILNGADVNYRASKNKRLHVELAIMKLCYMHNAVSTLANGGVEKKTSDLNGKRQTVFSNRLETPVKSDTQPVAEKKEPVNDAPVKKVKVENSTIITAQVESVETVMIPKKTDLRQAIKKEEDEKNAAQLVQKTEEPLKVISPEMFFIVWKQYADFIRNDQNRVAIIMDAAAVSINDTNNIVVRLESNLEANIMKEMQNDLREFIMEGLENNQFDISFVVETVKSDKVKRPYTTQEKYKKMEEINPLIKELKESLGFELDY; from the coding sequence GTGCAGAGTTTTGTTGTTTCAGCGAGGAAATACCGGCCTTCATCATGGCATGATGTAATAGGGCAGGACCAGGTGGTGGTTACGTTAAAAAATGCGATTAAAAATAACCATTTGGCGCAATCGTTTTTATTTTGCGGACCAAGAGGGGTGGGGAAAACAACCTGTGCGCGTATTCTTGCAAAAACCATTAATTGCGAAAATTTACAGGAAAATGGCGAAGCATGTAATGCATGCGAAAGTTGTACTTCTTTTAACGAAAATGCATCGTTCAATATTCATGAAGTGGATGCTGCATCAAACAACTCGGTGGAAGATATCCGCAGTCTCGTTGATCAGGTTCGTTATGCACCGGCTTCAGGAAAATTTAAGATTTATATTATTGATGAGGTTCATATGCTCAGCGCATCTGCGTTTAACGCATTTTTGAAAACGTTGGAAGAACCGCCTGTTTACGTAAAATTTATTCTTGCCACAACAGAAAAACATAAAATTATTCCGACTATTTTGAGTCGTTGTCAGATTTTTGATTTTAACCGTATCAAAATCAAACACATGACCAAACAGTTGGAAATTATTTGTAAAAACGAGGGAATAGATTGCACCGACGAAGCCATGCACCTGATTGCGCAAAAAGCGGATGGTGCTATGCGCGATGCATTGAGTATTTTCGACAGAATTACCAGTTTTTCGGGCAAAACAATTACGGCAAAAGATGTAATTGAAAATTTAAATATTCTCGACTATGAATATTTTTTCAAAATAACAGAAGCATTTGCTGCAGAAGATGTAACTACTGCTTTGTTGTTATTTGATGAAATTATTAATAAAGGATTTGATGGTGATATTTTCATAAACGGACTCGCAGAACACTTTAGAAATATTTTGGTTTGTAAAGATGAAAATACACTTAAACTACTCGATACCAGTGAATCGGTAATTGAACGTTATAAAAACCAAAGTGATTTAATCAGTGCTTCGTTTTTAATAAGCGGTTTAAATATTTTAAATGGTGCAGATGTAAATTATCGTGCAAGCAAAAACAAACGTTTGCATGTGGAGTTGGCTATTATGAAATTGTGTTATATGCACAATGCAGTTTCTACACTGGCAAATGGCGGCGTGGAAAAAAAAACTTCTGACCTGAACGGAAAACGCCAAACCGTTTTTAGTAATCGTCTTGAAACCCCCGTAAAATCTGATACGCAGCCGGTTGCAGAAAAAAAAGAACCGGTTAATGATGCGCCTGTTAAAAAGGTAAAGGTTGAAAATAGTACAATAATTACAGCACAGGTTGAATCGGTGGAAACGGTAATGATACCGAAAAAAACAGATTTACGTCAGGCTATAAAAAAAGAAGAAGACGAAAAAAATGCCGCTCAACTGGTGCAAAAAACCGAAGAGCCGCTGAAGGTAATTTCACCGGAAATGTTTTTTATTGTTTGGAAACAATATGCTGATTTTATCCGTAACGATCAAAACCGTGTGGCAATTATTATGGATGCAGCCGCAGTTTCCATTAATGATACCAATAATATTGTTGTAAGGCTGGAGTCAAACCTGGAAGCCAATATTATGAAGGAAATGCAAAACGATTTACGTGAATTTATAATGGAAGGGCTTGAAAATAATCAATTTGATATTTCGTTTGTTGTAGAAACGGTCAAAAGTGATAAAGTAAAACGACCTTATACAACACAGGAAAAATATAAAAAAATGGAAGAAATAAATCCGCTCATAAAAGAGTTG